The following are from one region of the Nicotiana tomentosiformis chromosome 7, ASM39032v3, whole genome shotgun sequence genome:
- the LOC104116065 gene encoding uncharacterized protein, whose product MDDLSIHKIQISGTTLASILHRLFSSSGDIHGLLFGHVSFSTTIPLSDDPATTSTAVTIASDDGPIRTATITDFLSIPSHFPLPLHQLDDPSAAVLGWFSGRRKTPLRPSLKDSTTTLSLTSSASHSFTPQNAPYLLSLPPSLFLLLTTPFHEQLIHTHEYKAFQYRISTDSFDPKSLDIINIGPSFRSHYGSFSPNSPFPLISCDLRGPNAMAEDEKVESLLSIKRGLKDQKELDLCAEGFEIGRLNKLMGSDASNYTVELEHLYDKMLVKLDSLARLVETSSAKVLEQENHNMKLRYKVAGLK is encoded by the exons ATGGATGATCTCTCTATACACAAGATTCAAATCTCCGGCACTACTTTAGCCTCTATCCTCCACCGTCTTTTCTCATCCTCCGGCGACATCCACGGCCTATTATTCGGCCACGTGTCATTCTCCACCACCATCCCTCTTTCCGACGACCCCGCCACTACCTCCACCGCCGTAACCATCGCCTCCGACGACGGCCCAATTCGTACCGCCACTATCACCGATTTTCTCTCTATCCCTTCCCACTTTCCCCTCCCTTTACACCAGCTTGATGATCCTTCCGCCGCCGTTCTTGGTTGGTTTTCCGGTCGCCGAAAAACCCCTTTAAGACCCTCTTTAAAGGATTCTACAACTACCCTTTCTTTAACTTCCTCTGCTTCTCACTCTTTTACCCCTCAAAATGCTCCGTATTTACTTTCTCTGCCCCCCTCTTTGTTCCTTCTGTTAACGACGCCGTTTCATGAACAGCTGATACATACCCACGAGTACAAAGCTTTTCAGTACCGTATTTCCACTGATTCATTCGACCCAAAAAGTTTAGATATTATCAACATTGGTCCATCTTTTCGATCCCATTATGGTTCTTTTAGTCCTAATTCACCatttcctttaatttcatgtgaCTTAAGGGGTCCAAATGCAATGGCTGAAGATGAAAAGGTGGAATCTTTGTTGAGTATTAAAAGGGGTTTGAAGGATCAGAAGGAGTTGGATTTATGTGCTGAAGGATTTGAGATTGGGAGATTGAACAAGTTGATGGGCTCAGATGCTTCAAATTATACTGTTGAATTGGAGCATTTGTATGATAAAATGCTTGTTAAGCTTGATAGTTTGGCTAGATTGGTGGAAACGAGTTCTGCTAAGGTTCTTGAGCAG GAAAACCACAATATGAAGTTGAGGTACAAAGTTGCTGGCTTGAAATGA